The following DNA comes from Winogradskyella sp. PG-2.
AATTCTTAACGCTATTTATATTCATAACAGCCAATTTTAAAATTGTAAAATAATTCCCCTCATTACTTTACTAAATTCGCGTGCAAATATACAACATTTTATTAATTGTTGAAAGACAGAGTGTTAAGGTTTGTTAAAACTTATTAAAAGTAGAGATAATGCAGGTTTACGCGCCCTTTACTATTCAGCTCTAAAGCTGGAAAAGGAACCTTAATAACGTTAAAAACGCTAAAAACTGTTTTCAGGAAGCGAGAATTTGTTTTAATTCGACTTAAATCTAGATCCAAACTCAAGTAATATTGACGTTTTCTATCCTGATTTAAAAATAATGGATCACTTGGTTCTCCCGTCAGCATACCATCTGCTCCATATCCAAAAGCAAAATTCAACCAATTTGGGAAACCATCTATTTTTAAAAACGAATTGATATTGGCGCTTAACCAATACGTTTGTCCATTATAATCTTTTAAAAATTCTTCAGAAAAACCATTTCCTAACTTATCTGGTCTTTGTTCTGCAAAATGTGTTCTATGAAATGAATACTTTAATAAAATACGTTGCTCTTCCCACAATAACTCTTGTCCAACATATAATCCTGTACCTGTAATATTTGCAGCCATATCTGTCCAAGAAAATCCCCATTCTTCAGAAAAACCATCCATAAGCTCAACAGCAGTTAAAAAACCAAGTCCCAAAGTAGCACCGTAAAGCAACTGGTTTTTTTTAGAAACTCCAGCCCAGCTTAAAGCATTAGCACCAACAGTTCCTAATTGATAAGATGAAAAGACATGCCCCATTTTATCCATTTGTAACCACTCTTCACTATCATTAATCGTCTTAAAACTAGAACGAGGATAATCTTCATACCATAATTGATTTAAAGCTATCAATGTAGTTGTAGCTAAGGTAATTTCAGAAATGACAACTGTGTTTCGCCTCTGCTTATTTAAAGAGTCACTTGGCTTTAAAAAGGCATTAAATTTAGATTGTGAAAAAAGCGATGAACTTACTGCCAAGCAAAGAATGATATAGCAATAAAAATGCCTCAAACTTTATCTATTTATACCTTGAGAAGATAAATATCTATGATATTCTCGAGCATTATTATTATGTTGAGCCAAGGACTTGGCAAACTTATGATAACCTGGTCGTTTGGCATCGACGGCAAAATAAAAATAACTATGCTTTTCGGGATTTAAAACAGCATTAATAGCCGAAAGATCTGGCATAGCAATTAATCCTGGTGGTAAACCTGCATTTTTATATGTATTGTATGGTGAATCTATTTCTTTATGAATATTAAGAACACGTCTAATTACGGTGTTTTTGTACTGTGGTAATTTATAAGCCGCATATTTAAGAGTTGGGTCTGCATCGAGCTTCATACCTATTCGCAATCTATTTAAATAAACACCTGCAACTCTAGGTTGCTCTTCTTTTAGTTTAGATTCTTCATAAACTATTGAAGCCAATGCAATAACTTCATTAGGTTGGAGATTCAATTTTTTAGCTTTATTCAATCGATCACTATTCCAAAAACGCTTGTATTCTTTTAGCATTTTATCTCTAAATCCTTCAGCAGTTGTATTCCAAAAGAACTCATAGCTATTTGGTAAATACATACCTAAGGCAGTAGCATTTGAAAAACCATTAATATTTAAAAAAGCTTCATCCGTCATCGCATTTAAAATAGATAGGCTATCGGCTTCTATTTGAGTGCCTATTCTACCTGCTAAATCTTTTAAATTATGTTGATTATTAAAGGCTATTTTAATTGGCAAGTTCTTACTACGTATAGAATTGATAATTTCATTATTATTCATGCCTTTAGAAATAGCGAAACGACCAGCTTTAATATTAGTTGTATATTTCTTTTGACTAGCTAGAGCATCAAACTTATCTATATCATCTAAAAGTGGCTCTAACTGAGACCTTATCTCACTATAGCCAGCATTAGTTGGCACATATATATAAGCTACTTCATCATCAAAAGCTGTATTGGGTTGAAACATAGCTCCATATATGTAATAGGCTATAGCTCCAAAAATAACAAGTCCGATTAAGGCTATAGCCCAAAGAATTTTTTTAATGTACATAGTTATTTGTTAATACGTTGTAATATATATTCGTTGTTGTATAGATTGCCATCAAAATTCCAATCTTCTTTTAAACCTATTCTTTTAAAGCCATTGCCTTCAAACAAATTCATGCTTGCTATATTGTTCTCAGAAATATTGGCATAAACCTGATGTAAATGTAAAATTTTAAAACAATAGTTAACTAGAAGTTCTAAAGCTTCTTTTCCGTAACCTTTAAATCTATCAGAATTACTTTTAATAAGAATACCAATACCTGCACGTTTGTTCTTAATGTTGAAATCAAAAACGTCAATTAGACCCAAAGTATTGTCATTTTTATCGCAAATTGCTAAACGTAATTGTTTTGCTTCAAAAATATCTTGCTGAGCGTTGTCTAAATATTGTTTTATTAAAAATCTTGAATAAGGTGTTTGTGTATCACTTAACTCCCAGAGTTCTGTGTCATTTTCAATCTCATAAATGAAATCTAAATCTTCTGGTTCTAAAGCTCTTAAATAGATATATTCACCTTTTAGTGTTACCATTCTAATTCACCTTTAAAAACTTGAGTTGCTGGTCCTACTAACCAAATATCATTATATCCATTTTCATGACTCTGAAAATTCACTTTTAATTGACCTCCTGGTGTTTTCAGACTAACAGTACTACTATCTGTTTTGCCAGTTTTATGCATAGCCAAAGCAACAGCAGTCACACCTGTTCCGCAAGATAATGTTTCATTCTCAACTCCTCGTTCATAGGTTCTTACAGCAAAACTATCTTCAGCTAATTGCTCAACAAAATTAACATTAGTTCCACCAGTCATATAAGCTTTACCATATCTTATAGTACATCCTTTTATTTTCACATTAAAATTGTCTATATCTGAAACTAATTCTACGTGATGAGGAGAACCTGTATCCAAAAATGAATGACTCTCATATGTTTCTACTGTGGAAACATCTTGCATTTGTAAGTGAACAATATCGTTTTCAATTTTGGCTTTATGTAGACCATCTATAGCCAAAAACTCTGTTTCATTTTCTATAACTCCAAGAAACTTTGCGAAAGCTGTAATACATCGTCCTCCATTACCACACATACTACTTTCATTACCATCTGCATTATAATATACCATCTTAAAATCTGAATTTTCGTCATTTTCTAATAGTATAAATCCATCAGCTCCAATACCAAATCGTCTATCGCACAATTGCTCTATTCGTTTGGTATTATTTTTGTCGATTATATGTGAGCGATTATCAACAATAATAAAGTCGTTTCCTGTACCTTGATATTTATAAAATGTTATTCTCATAAGCTAAGGCAAATATAAGAATATTACATCGTAATATAAGTTGTTAAATGCTCGTTAAAGTTGACGTTAAATAGTAGTTAAAATGAAGACTAAAATTCAATAAATTTTTAATTTTAATCGTTAGTATAATTAAACTTAAAACTGAAAATTATGAAGAAGATTTTAACATTAGTATGTGTTTCGGCATTAGGTGGCCTACTTACCTTAGGCGGTTATAAATTATTTGTCGAAGAAAAAAACAAACAAGTCGCATTAGAACAGATTTCTGAACCTCCTATTTATGTACCAACTAACACAACTAATAATACATCTGTGGATACACCAAATTTTGTTGATGCCGCAGAAAAATCATTAGATGCAGTTGTACATGTAAAAAACACATCAATTGTTACTGCACCAATGAGTATGCAAGATTTGTTTTTTGGTCGTAATTCAGAACGTGCTCAAGTAGGTACAGGAAGTGGTGTGATTATCTCGCCAACAGGCTATATTGTCACCAATAATCATGTTATTAATAATGCTAATGAGATTAGTATTACTCTTAATGATAACAAATCATATATGGCAGAATTAATTGGTACTGATGAAGCTACTGATATTGCACTTTTAAAAATTGAAACAGAAGAAGACTTACCTTTTATGGCATTTGGTGATTCTGATAGTGCAAAAATTGGTGAATGGGTTTTGGCTGTAGGTAATCCATTTAATTTAAACTCTACAGTAACTGCCGGAATCATTAGTGCTAAATCTAGAGATTTATCTGGTAAAAACACACAATCGTTTATTCAAACAGACGCTGCTGTGAATCCTGGAAACTCTGGAGGTGCATTAGTTAACACTAACGGAGATTTAATAGGAATTAATACAGCTATTTCATCTCGTACAGGATCCTATATAGGCTATTCATTTGCGGTACCTAGTAATATTGCACGTAAAATCGTAAACGATATCATGGAATATGGCAATGTGCAAAATGGTATTCTAGGGGTTGTTGGCGGTGCTCTTAATAGTAAATCTGCTGAAGAACTAGGTACTGATATTACTGAGGGTTTTTATGTTAGTGAAGTTACAAAAGATACAGGAGCAGAAAAAGCTGGTATAAAATCTGGTGATATTATTAAAAAAGTTGATGGTGTAGAGATCAATAAATTTTCTGATTTAACTGGCTATCTTAAAACTAAAAGCCCTAAAGACATAGTTAATGTTACATTACTTAGAGATGGTGATGAAGAAGTCCTACCAGTTACTTTATTAAAAAATATGGTATTAGAAATTCCCATTATTGGAGTAGTTAAAAACATTTCTAAAAATGAATTAAAGGATTTTAAGCTAAATTATGGTTTAAAAATATCTAAGCTAACAAATCACCCTAAACTTGAGTCTTACTGGAAAAATAATGGTGTAAAAGAAGGTAGTATAATTACACGTTTGAATGGAAAAAAGCTATACTCCGTTGATGATGCACAAAATGCAATAAAAGATAGAGGTTACGATGAAGCCATAGAAATAGAAGTTCTAAATAAAGAAGGTGAAAAAGTGATTTACAATTTTAGATAAAGCTTAATTAAAATAGATAAAAATAACCCTTGAAAGTATTATTCTTTGAAGGGTTTTTATTTTCGACAAAATGTGCTACGAAAACGTTTGAAATATGTATTTTTGCGCCAAATCTAAAAATCACTAAACCAAAAACAAATGGGTTTTAACGACACTTACGAAAAAGAGTTAGCGTTTCAAGCAGATCGTCGCAGAGCAACGGTTGAATTTATTAAAATTGTTAGCGACCTATGGTACGATAAGTCTATAGAGCTTGTTTTATTTAGAAATCAATTAATCGATAAAAATGTGAGCGAAATTTTAAACTTGCACGAATATGCAGGCGAATTTGTTCAGAAACCAATTTCTATTTTCGATTCAGTTGAAATTGCTCAAGCTATTAATGCTTTAGACTTACCACCGGCTAAATTAGATATTGGTAAACTAACTTATGAGTTTCACTTAGAAGATCAGAAGTACAATAATGCAACTGCATTTGTTTCTGCCAAACTAGGTTCTGCAAAAGATAATAAAGGTATTGAACCAAAAGATGTTGTACTATATGGTTTTGGACGAATTGGTAGATTAGTAGCACGTGAACTTATGACACGTACTGGTAAAGGAAACCAACTACGTCTGAGAGCTATAGTAACTAGAGGAACAATTGATGAAACAGTTTTAGAAAAGCGCGCTTCTTTATTAAGAAATGATTCTGTTCATGGGGATTTCTCAGGCATGGTAAGCACAGATGTAAAAAATTCTGCTTTAATAATTAACGGAACAACTGTAAAAATAATCTCAGCAAATGCGCCAGAAGATATCGACTATACAAGTTATGGTATAAACAAAGCATTAATAATAGATAATACTGGTGCATTTAGAGATAAAGAGGATTTAAGTAGGCATTTAAAAGCAAAAGGTGTTGATAAAGTTTTATTAACCGCACCTGGGAAAGGAATTCCTAACATAGTACATGGTGTTAATCACTTAGAAAATAATCCTGATAAAGTGAACATTTTCTCAGCAGCATCTTGTACTACAAATGCTATTACACCTATTCTAAAAGCAGTTGAAGATTCTTTTGGTATTAAAACTGGGCACCTAGAGACTATACATGCCTATACAAACGATCAAAATCTAGTAGATAACTTTCACAAAAAATACAGAAGAGGTCGTGCTGCAGGTTTGAATATGGTAATTACAGAAACAGGAGCTGGTAAAGCAGTAAGTAAAGCATTACCATCTTTAGAAGGAAAATT
Coding sequences within:
- a CDS encoding DUF2279 domain-containing protein: MAVSSSLFSQSKFNAFLKPSDSLNKQRRNTVVISEITLATTTLIALNQLWYEDYPRSSFKTINDSEEWLQMDKMGHVFSSYQLGTVGANALSWAGVSKKNQLLYGATLGLGFLTAVELMDGFSEEWGFSWTDMAANITGTGLYVGQELLWEEQRILLKYSFHRTHFAEQRPDKLGNGFSEEFLKDYNGQTYWLSANINSFLKIDGFPNWLNFAFGYGADGMLTGEPSDPLFLNQDRKRQYYLSLDLDLSRIKTNSRFLKTVFSVFNVIKVPFPALELNSKGRVNLHYLYF
- a CDS encoding trypsin-like peptidase domain-containing protein; the encoded protein is MKKILTLVCVSALGGLLTLGGYKLFVEEKNKQVALEQISEPPIYVPTNTTNNTSVDTPNFVDAAEKSLDAVVHVKNTSIVTAPMSMQDLFFGRNSERAQVGTGSGVIISPTGYIVTNNHVINNANEISITLNDNKSYMAELIGTDEATDIALLKIETEEDLPFMAFGDSDSAKIGEWVLAVGNPFNLNSTVTAGIISAKSRDLSGKNTQSFIQTDAAVNPGNSGGALVNTNGDLIGINTAISSRTGSYIGYSFAVPSNIARKIVNDIMEYGNVQNGILGVVGGALNSKSAEELGTDITEGFYVSEVTKDTGAEKAGIKSGDIIKKVDGVEINKFSDLTGYLKTKSPKDIVNVTLLRDGDEEVLPVTLLKNMVLEIPIIGVVKNISKNELKDFKLNYGLKISKLTNHPKLESYWKNNGVKEGSIITRLNGKKLYSVDDAQNAIKDRGYDEAIEIEVLNKEGEKVIYNFR
- a CDS encoding GNAT family N-acetyltransferase; the encoded protein is MVTLKGEYIYLRALEPEDLDFIYEIENDTELWELSDTQTPYSRFLIKQYLDNAQQDIFEAKQLRLAICDKNDNTLGLIDVFDFNIKNKRAGIGILIKSNSDRFKGYGKEALELLVNYCFKILHLHQVYANISENNIASMNLFEGNGFKRIGLKEDWNFDGNLYNNEYILQRINK
- the dapF gene encoding diaminopimelate epimerase, yielding MRITFYKYQGTGNDFIIVDNRSHIIDKNNTKRIEQLCDRRFGIGADGFILLENDENSDFKMVYYNADGNESSMCGNGGRCITAFAKFLGVIENETEFLAIDGLHKAKIENDIVHLQMQDVSTVETYESHSFLDTGSPHHVELVSDIDNFNVKIKGCTIRYGKAYMTGGTNVNFVEQLAEDSFAVRTYERGVENETLSCGTGVTAVALAMHKTGKTDSSTVSLKTPGGQLKVNFQSHENGYNDIWLVGPATQVFKGELEW
- the mltG gene encoding endolytic transglycosylase MltG, whose amino-acid sequence is MYIKKILWAIALIGLVIFGAIAYYIYGAMFQPNTAFDDEVAYIYVPTNAGYSEIRSQLEPLLDDIDKFDALASQKKYTTNIKAGRFAISKGMNNNEIINSIRSKNLPIKIAFNNQHNLKDLAGRIGTQIEADSLSILNAMTDEAFLNINGFSNATALGMYLPNSYEFFWNTTAEGFRDKMLKEYKRFWNSDRLNKAKKLNLQPNEVIALASIVYEESKLKEEQPRVAGVYLNRLRIGMKLDADPTLKYAAYKLPQYKNTVIRRVLNIHKEIDSPYNTYKNAGLPPGLIAMPDLSAINAVLNPEKHSYFYFAVDAKRPGYHKFAKSLAQHNNNAREYHRYLSSQGINR
- a CDS encoding glyceraldehyde-3-phosphate dehydrogenase, producing MGFNDTYEKELAFQADRRRATVEFIKIVSDLWYDKSIELVLFRNQLIDKNVSEILNLHEYAGEFVQKPISIFDSVEIAQAINALDLPPAKLDIGKLTYEFHLEDQKYNNATAFVSAKLGSAKDNKGIEPKDVVLYGFGRIGRLVARELMTRTGKGNQLRLRAIVTRGTIDETVLEKRASLLRNDSVHGDFSGMVSTDVKNSALIINGTTVKIISANAPEDIDYTSYGINKALIIDNTGAFRDKEDLSRHLKAKGVDKVLLTAPGKGIPNIVHGVNHLENNPDKVNIFSAASCTTNAITPILKAVEDSFGIKTGHLETIHAYTNDQNLVDNFHKKYRRGRAAGLNMVITETGAGKAVSKALPSLEGKLTSNAIRVPVPNGSLAILSLELKSKTTVESMNTIMKKYALEGDLVEQIKYEMSDELVSSDIVGSSAPSIYDSKATIVRADGKNAILYIWYDNEYGYSHQVIRLAKYISKVRRYAYY